One window from the genome of Roseisolibacter agri encodes:
- a CDS encoding tetratricopeptide repeat protein — protein MTAPQSTSQGTSPMPPRTAYTPVVQRADDEVREAIAQGQRFEYAGDQARAHRAYATALALAETPALRAEAVRRMGDTHRARGAWTEARAAYDRSATLAEEAGLTDLYAEALNADGGVAILQGDAERATAVFERALQCNPGPRVRGLLLQNVGMLAARRREHAHAVELFVASLGCFRESGYRRGVLIALNNLGAARIEVGEPAAAVPLLREAAAIARELQELDLLLLTVRNEAEVCLQLGRLDEAEQYIGEALGHFSKVGNEARRAECLVILGDVQRARGEPMLDGVAARCYTLAAELAESVGAGPIATRARAALAALPVSPG, from the coding sequence GTGACGGCGCCGCAGTCGACGTCGCAGGGGACGTCGCCGATGCCGCCGCGCACCGCGTACACGCCGGTCGTGCAGCGCGCCGACGACGAGGTCCGCGAGGCGATCGCGCAGGGCCAGCGCTTCGAGTACGCGGGCGACCAGGCGCGCGCGCACCGCGCGTACGCGACCGCGCTCGCGCTGGCCGAGACGCCGGCGCTGCGCGCGGAGGCGGTGCGGCGCATGGGCGACACGCACCGCGCGCGCGGCGCGTGGACGGAGGCGCGCGCGGCCTACGACCGCAGCGCCACGCTCGCGGAGGAGGCCGGCCTGACCGACCTGTACGCCGAGGCGCTGAACGCCGACGGCGGCGTCGCCATCCTGCAGGGCGACGCGGAGCGCGCGACGGCGGTGTTCGAGCGCGCGCTGCAGTGCAATCCCGGCCCGCGCGTGCGCGGGCTGCTGCTGCAGAACGTCGGCATGCTCGCCGCTCGGCGGCGCGAGCACGCGCACGCGGTCGAGCTGTTCGTCGCGTCGCTCGGCTGCTTCCGCGAGTCGGGCTACCGGCGCGGCGTGCTGATCGCGCTCAACAACCTCGGCGCCGCGCGCATCGAGGTGGGCGAGCCGGCGGCCGCGGTGCCGCTGCTGCGCGAGGCGGCGGCCATCGCGCGCGAGCTGCAGGAGCTCGACCTCCTGCTGCTGACGGTGCGCAACGAGGCCGAGGTGTGCCTGCAGCTCGGCCGCCTCGACGAGGCCGAGCAGTACATCGGCGAGGCGCTCGGCCACTTCTCGAAGGTGGGCAACGAGGCGCGCCGCGCGGAGTGCCTGGTGATCCTGGGCGACGTGCAGCGCGCGCGCGGCGAGCCGATGCTCGACGGCGTCGCCGCGCGCTGCTACACGCTGGCCGCGGAGCTGGCGGAGTCGGTGGGCGCGGGCCCGATCGCGACTCGCGCCCGCGCCGCGCTGGCCGCGCTCCCCGTCAGCCCAGGGTGA
- a CDS encoding PEP-CTERM sorting domain-containing protein (PEP-CTERM proteins occur, often in large numbers, in the proteomes of bacteria that also encode an exosortase, a predicted intramembrane cysteine proteinase. The presence of a PEP-CTERM domain at a protein's C-terminus predicts cleavage within the sorting domain, followed by covalent anchoring to some some component of the (usually Gram-negative) cell surface. Many PEP-CTERM proteins exhibit an unusual sequence composition that includes large numbers of potential glycosylation sites. Expression of one such protein has been shown restore the ability of a bacterium to form floc, a type of biofilm.): MRAFVDPSDSVITAVFTVGFTVMRLPILSLIAAGLVAAPALHAQSVVTETGTTYTTARLSSASTTGSAMAGMQVTATFADGEIVSGVWGDLGDELFGVSTQRFRLSLGAELNTGAPFDFLWSLDNLWSGGLTRLVLSGAPGGTVFDMNGDEVLTENSALGIALRLQGEDPFSPSRYDATATVTYRNAVALVGSSPMGDLFEQVDLLFGGASPLAAGTSVAFDLDTDTIGEGTTLDPQGGTGGGNGGGGGAPVSTVPEPTTVALLGGGLALLGGVRVRRRRTVTLG; this comes from the coding sequence ATGCGCGCGTTCGTCGATCCTTCCGATTCCGTCATCACCGCCGTCTTCACCGTGGGCTTCACCGTCATGCGACTCCCGATCCTCTCCCTGATCGCCGCGGGCCTCGTGGCCGCGCCGGCGCTGCACGCGCAGTCCGTCGTCACCGAGACCGGCACCACGTACACCACCGCCCGCCTCTCGTCGGCGTCCACGACCGGCTCGGCGATGGCCGGCATGCAGGTGACGGCCACCTTCGCCGACGGCGAGATCGTCTCCGGCGTGTGGGGCGACCTGGGCGACGAGCTGTTCGGCGTCAGCACGCAGCGCTTCCGCCTCTCCCTCGGCGCGGAGCTCAACACGGGTGCGCCGTTCGACTTCCTCTGGTCGCTCGACAACCTGTGGTCGGGCGGGCTGACGCGGCTCGTGCTGAGCGGCGCGCCGGGCGGCACGGTGTTCGACATGAACGGCGACGAGGTGCTGACCGAGAACTCCGCGCTCGGCATCGCGCTGCGGCTGCAGGGCGAGGATCCGTTCAGCCCCTCGCGGTACGACGCCACCGCGACGGTCACGTACCGCAACGCCGTGGCGCTCGTCGGATCGTCGCCGATGGGCGACCTGTTCGAGCAGGTGGACCTGCTCTTCGGCGGCGCGTCGCCGCTCGCCGCGGGCACCAGCGTCGCGTTCGACCTCGACACCGACACGATCGGCGAGGGCACGACGCTCGATCCACAGGGCGGCACCGGCGGCGGGAACGGCGGCGGCGGTGGCGCTCCCGTGTCGACGGTCCCCGAGCCGACGACCGTCGCGCTGCTCGGCGGCGGGCTCGCGCTGCTCGGCGGCGTGCGCGTGCGGCGCCGCCGCACCGTCACCCTGGGCTGA
- a CDS encoding serine hydrolase domain-containing protein, whose protein sequence is MLPRPLSPLALLALFGSAACAPAVTPIATAPTPVAAPARLAATDSLVVGSPPTVGLAPTLTARLDSLMRASLAAGAAPGGALAVGRYGRLVHLKGYGTTDWPDGAPRVDAATLYDLASLTKVVATTTAAMILEEEGRLDLARPVRDYVPELSAPDKAGITVRMLLTHQGGLEAGAALYRQHRGRAAYLAQINARPLRSAPGTQTVYSDWDMVLLQAVIERITGQALDAFVAQRVFAPLGMRDTRFTPDTSDAALRRRIAPTMVDTSRGGLQWGTVHDGNAWAIGGVSGHAGLFSSARDLAVFAQMLLNGGSYRGVRLLKPQTVARWTSPQGPSASRALGWDTPAQSSSAGQFFSPRSFGHTGFTGTSLWMDPERGVFVVLLLNRVHSRGEGTLHPALRRQVADAVQRAITDAPLIQWEAPTLPAGVSAP, encoded by the coding sequence ATGCTCCCGCGACCCCTCTCCCCACTCGCGCTGCTCGCGCTCTTCGGCAGCGCGGCGTGCGCGCCCGCCGTCACGCCCATCGCGACGGCGCCGACGCCCGTGGCCGCGCCCGCGCGACTGGCCGCGACCGACTCGCTCGTCGTCGGCTCACCGCCGACCGTGGGTCTCGCGCCCACGCTCACCGCGCGCCTCGACTCGCTGATGCGCGCGTCGCTCGCGGCGGGCGCCGCGCCGGGCGGGGCGCTGGCGGTGGGGCGATACGGACGGCTCGTGCACCTGAAGGGCTACGGCACGACCGACTGGCCCGACGGCGCGCCGCGCGTGGACGCCGCGACGCTCTACGACCTCGCGTCGCTGACGAAGGTCGTGGCGACGACGACGGCGGCGATGATCCTCGAGGAGGAGGGGCGGCTGGACCTCGCGCGGCCGGTGCGCGACTACGTGCCCGAGCTGAGCGCGCCCGACAAGGCCGGCATCACCGTGCGCATGCTGCTGACGCACCAGGGCGGGCTGGAGGCCGGCGCGGCGCTGTATCGCCAGCATCGCGGCCGCGCGGCGTACCTCGCGCAGATCAACGCGCGCCCGCTGCGCTCCGCGCCCGGCACGCAGACCGTGTACAGCGACTGGGACATGGTGCTCCTGCAGGCGGTGATCGAGCGCATCACCGGGCAGGCGCTGGACGCGTTCGTGGCGCAGCGCGTGTTCGCGCCGCTGGGGATGCGCGACACGCGCTTCACGCCCGACACGTCGGACGCCGCGCTGCGCCGCCGCATCGCGCCGACGATGGTGGACACGTCGCGCGGCGGCCTGCAGTGGGGCACCGTGCACGACGGCAACGCGTGGGCGATCGGTGGCGTGTCGGGGCACGCGGGGCTCTTCTCCTCCGCGCGCGATCTCGCCGTGTTCGCGCAGATGCTGCTGAACGGCGGGAGCTACCGCGGCGTGCGGCTGCTGAAGCCGCAGACCGTCGCGCGCTGGACGTCGCCGCAGGGGCCCTCGGCCAGCCGCGCGCTGGGGTGGGACACGCCCGCTCAGAGCTCCAGCGCCGGCCAGTTCTTCTCGCCGCGCAGCTTCGGGCACACGGGCTTCACGGGCACGTCGCTCTGGATGGATCCCGAGCGCGGCGTGTTCGTCGTGCTGCTGCTGAACCGCGTGCACTCGCGCGGCGAGGGGACGCTGCACCCCGCGCTGCGACGGCAGGTGGCGGACGCGGTGCAGCGCGCCATCACCGACGCGCCGCTGATCCAGTGGGAGGCGCCGACGCTGCCGGCGGGCGTCTCGGCGCCGTGA
- a CDS encoding serine hydrolase domain-containing protein — translation MRRVARLALLLALASRGATAQARATWGDTLVAAPPEAAGFAPGLSAQLDSAMRALVAEAKVPGAVLAVGRRGRLVHLQGYGTTDWRAGAPVADASTLYDLASLTKVVATTTAAMALEDAGRLDLDRPVRRYVPALDARDKAGITVRMLLTHRSGLEAGAPLYAHVRGKEAYVRAINARPVQAPPGAYTEYGDWNMVLLQAVIEHVTGRPLDAFVRDRIFRPLGMREARFRPDTSDHALRRRIAPTDVAWGVVHDPNARAMGGVSGHAGLFATARDLAVFAQTMLNGGRYGTARIASPATVARWTAAQRADASRALGWDTSMAPATGAGTLFSRRSYGHTGFTGTSLWIDPDRELFVVLLLHRVHQRGESVGIGGARRRVHDLVQQAVVDGLRVRKEPGVETPEEVDRSP, via the coding sequence GTGAGACGGGTCGCGCGGCTGGCGCTGCTGCTCGCGCTCGCGTCGCGCGGCGCGACGGCGCAGGCGCGCGCGACGTGGGGCGACACGCTCGTCGCCGCACCGCCCGAGGCCGCGGGCTTCGCGCCCGGGCTGAGCGCGCAGCTCGACTCCGCGATGCGCGCGCTGGTCGCGGAGGCGAAGGTGCCGGGCGCGGTGCTCGCCGTCGGGCGGCGCGGGCGGCTCGTGCACCTGCAGGGCTACGGCACGACGGACTGGCGCGCGGGCGCGCCGGTCGCGGACGCGTCCACGCTCTACGACCTCGCGTCGCTCACGAAGGTCGTCGCCACCACCACCGCCGCGATGGCGCTGGAGGACGCGGGACGGCTGGACCTCGATCGCCCGGTGCGCCGCTACGTGCCCGCGCTGGACGCGCGCGACAAGGCGGGGATCACGGTGCGCATGCTGCTCACGCACCGCAGCGGGCTGGAAGCGGGCGCGCCGCTCTACGCGCACGTGCGCGGGAAGGAGGCGTACGTGCGCGCCATCAACGCGCGCCCCGTGCAGGCGCCGCCCGGCGCGTACACCGAGTACGGCGACTGGAACATGGTGCTCCTGCAGGCCGTGATCGAGCACGTCACCGGCCGCCCGCTCGACGCCTTCGTGCGCGACCGCATCTTCCGCCCGCTCGGCATGCGCGAGGCGCGGTTCCGCCCCGACACGTCGGACCACGCGCTGCGCCGCCGCATCGCGCCGACGGACGTCGCGTGGGGCGTGGTGCACGACCCGAACGCGCGCGCGATGGGCGGCGTCTCGGGACACGCCGGACTGTTCGCCACCGCGCGCGACCTCGCGGTGTTCGCGCAGACGATGCTGAACGGCGGCCGCTACGGCACCGCGCGCATCGCGTCGCCCGCGACGGTCGCGCGCTGGACCGCCGCCCAGCGCGCCGACGCCAGCCGCGCCCTCGGCTGGGACACGTCGATGGCGCCCGCGACGGGCGCGGGGACGCTCTTCTCGCGGCGGAGCTACGGGCACACGGGCTTCACGGGCACCTCGCTCTGGATCGACCCGGACCGCGAGCTGTTCGTGGTGCTGCTGCTCCACCGCGTGCACCAGCGCGGCGAGAGCGTGGGGATCGGCGGAGCGCGGCGGCGCGTGCACGACCTGGTGCAGCAGGCGGTCGTGGACGGGCTGCGGGTGCGGAAGGAGCCGGGCGTCGAGACGCCGGAGGAAGTCGATCGTTCGCCGTGA
- a CDS encoding SDR family NAD(P)-dependent oxidoreductase, which translates to MSSTLSSTSTDPFLLPADDAESLAERLRAAAELLEAIVDDRALLARVSPEDRTRLLKAAGQVSRPDAVDRRQLVKASKRQRKATRVERAEQVLNATGIRKLRREPVFTAQNYFPPVNFEQQDVEGDPEFREAVEPQNCYICKRDYSAIHHFYDQLCPECAELNYRKRTELADLTGRVALLTGGRVKIGYQAGLKLLRAGASLIVTTRFPRDSAARYAAEPDFAEWGHRLEIFGLDLRHTPSVEAFCHHLLQTRDRLDFIINNACQTVRRPPDFYAHMMAGETAALHELPESARRVLGAYEGLRGYRMLPEGGAEDAGLALATTGGQVARAATVVAGLTHAAELSQVALLPEEMQAQAHLFPEGRLDQDLQQVDLRDRNSWRMQMDEVPSVELLEVQLVNAVAPFLINARLKPLMTRTPERDKHIVNVSAVEGQFYRRFKTTRHPHTNMAKAALNMMTRTSAADYHSSGIHMNAVDTGWVTDEDPVEIAARKTAEHRFHPPLDIVDGAARIVDPIIAGINTGEHTWGQFLKDYKPTDW; encoded by the coding sequence ATGTCCTCGACGCTCAGCTCCACCTCCACCGACCCCTTCCTCCTGCCGGCCGACGACGCCGAGTCGCTGGCCGAGCGGCTGCGCGCCGCGGCCGAGCTCCTGGAGGCGATCGTCGACGACCGGGCGCTGCTGGCGCGCGTGTCGCCCGAGGACCGCACGCGCCTGCTGAAGGCGGCCGGCCAGGTCTCGCGTCCCGACGCGGTCGACCGGCGCCAGCTGGTGAAGGCGAGCAAGCGGCAGCGGAAGGCGACCCGCGTCGAGCGCGCCGAGCAGGTGCTGAACGCGACCGGCATCCGCAAGCTGCGCCGCGAGCCGGTGTTCACCGCGCAGAACTACTTCCCGCCGGTGAACTTCGAGCAGCAGGACGTGGAGGGCGACCCGGAGTTCCGCGAGGCCGTCGAGCCGCAGAACTGCTACATCTGCAAGCGCGACTACTCGGCCATCCACCACTTCTACGACCAGCTCTGCCCCGAGTGCGCGGAGCTGAACTACCGGAAGCGCACCGAGCTGGCCGACCTCACCGGCCGCGTGGCGCTGCTGACCGGCGGGCGCGTGAAGATCGGCTACCAGGCCGGCCTCAAGCTGCTGCGCGCGGGCGCGTCGCTCATCGTCACGACGCGCTTCCCGCGCGACTCGGCCGCGCGCTACGCGGCGGAGCCGGACTTCGCGGAGTGGGGCCACCGCCTCGAGATCTTCGGGCTCGACCTGCGCCACACGCCCAGCGTCGAGGCGTTCTGCCACCACCTGCTGCAGACGCGCGACCGGCTGGACTTCATCATCAACAACGCCTGCCAGACCGTGCGCCGGCCGCCCGACTTCTACGCCCACATGATGGCGGGCGAGACGGCGGCGCTGCACGAGCTGCCCGAGAGCGCGCGCCGCGTGCTCGGCGCGTACGAGGGGCTGCGCGGCTACCGCATGCTGCCCGAGGGCGGGGCCGAGGACGCGGGGCTGGCGCTGGCGACGACGGGCGGCCAGGTGGCGCGCGCGGCGACGGTGGTGGCGGGCCTCACGCACGCGGCCGAGCTGTCGCAGGTCGCGCTGCTCCCCGAGGAGATGCAGGCGCAGGCGCACCTCTTCCCCGAGGGGCGCCTCGACCAGGACCTGCAGCAGGTGGACCTGCGCGACCGCAACTCGTGGCGCATGCAGATGGACGAGGTGCCGTCGGTGGAGCTGCTGGAGGTGCAGCTCGTGAACGCCGTCGCGCCCTTCCTCATCAACGCGCGCCTCAAGCCGCTGATGACGCGCACGCCGGAGCGCGACAAGCACATCGTGAACGTGTCGGCCGTGGAAGGGCAGTTCTACCGCCGCTTCAAGACGACGCGCCACCCGCACACGAACATGGCCAAGGCCGCGCTGAACATGATGACGCGCACCTCGGCCGCCGACTACCACAGCTCGGGCATCCACATGAACGCCGTGGACACCGGGTGGGTGACGGACGAGGATCCGGTGGAGATCGCGGCCCGCAAGACGGCCGAGCACCGCTTCCATCCGCCGCTCGACATCGTGGACGGCGCGGCACGCATCGTGGACCCGATCATCGCCGGGATCAACACGGGCGAGCACACGTGGGGGCAGTTCCTGAAGGACTACAAGCCGACGGACTGGTAG
- a CDS encoding PadR family transcriptional regulator, giving the protein MPDPRRDLLQGTLELLVLTTLSLEPMHGWGISVRLRQISGEVFDVQQGSLYPALQRMLRRGWVKAEWRVSENNRRARYYRLTPAGERQLAEQRAEWQHSSRAVDRVLRYAFQGG; this is encoded by the coding sequence ATGCCCGATCCCCGCCGCGACCTCCTGCAGGGCACCCTCGAGCTGCTGGTGCTCACCACCCTGTCCCTCGAGCCGATGCACGGCTGGGGGATCTCGGTGCGGCTGCGCCAGATCTCCGGCGAGGTGTTCGACGTCCAGCAGGGATCGCTCTATCCCGCGCTGCAGCGGATGCTCCGCCGCGGCTGGGTGAAGGCCGAATGGCGGGTGTCGGAGAACAACCGCCGCGCGCGCTACTACCGACTCACCCCCGCCGGCGAGCGCCAGCTCGCCGAGCAGCGGGCCGAGTGGCAGCACTCCTCGCGCGCCGTCGATCGGGTGCTCCGTTACGCCTTCCAGGGAGGGTGA